One Desulfuromonadales bacterium genomic window carries:
- a CDS encoding hybrid sensor histidine kinase/response regulator — MKTRKYIEIFAREAEEHLQLLRQGFLAMEKDGLVPERLQALLRSAHTLKGSARMLDLGQLGQVAHDLETLLKEVESGGRPLTSALTDLLLVATDALEALTAQAHSGGEIAVNVDAVLEGLKTGILPEHPVLPAPQVAAEKAERDTVRASVAKLDQMVNLLGELFIVRRMLEERGRQMDGLRGRLDGFLRRLRRAENYHLCKDILDDFTRLNLDFERDTLALAYLSDELHDGAMELRMLPLATITDDLVRMTRDLARDQQKEIHLSLSGEEVELDRMMLEAARPMLLHMLRNAVDHGIETPEARLRAGKPAVGRVELSARYEGGFVRLVLRDDGSGIDPEQIRRVAVERRLLAADEAGQLSDEEAVYLILRPGFSTREFITDVSGRGVGMDVVKANVDRVKGNLVIHSAPGKGTEMILLLPLTLAVVTSLLVDCEGEVYAIPLHYVSEILRLAEKDVLTEGSREVVRVRGNTLPLFALREILGLSRQQAASKRSTALVLNFREQQLACLVSKSLGVQELVVKGMGKQLKSVEFFSGATILGDGAPALILSVPDLFSASLAGRGGRLRQEPEGGRAPTRKGRILVVDDSITTRTMEKNILETHGYEVTIAISGPDALTKIAGVDFAFDLVVSDVEMPGMSGFELTRKLRELERTRETPVIIVSSLASDADKRQGIEAGAQAYIVKGSFDQGTLLSTVETLIG; from the coding sequence TTGAAAACCAGGAAGTACATTGAAATTTTCGCCCGCGAGGCGGAGGAGCACCTGCAGCTCCTCCGCCAGGGTTTTCTGGCCATGGAGAAGGACGGCCTGGTCCCGGAGCGGCTGCAGGCGCTGCTGCGCAGCGCCCATACCCTCAAGGGTTCCGCCAGGATGCTCGACCTGGGTCAGCTCGGCCAGGTGGCGCACGATCTCGAAACCCTGCTCAAGGAGGTGGAGAGCGGCGGCCGTCCCTTGACTTCCGCCCTGACCGACCTGCTGCTGGTGGCCACCGATGCTCTCGAAGCGCTGACCGCCCAGGCCCATTCCGGCGGCGAGATCGCCGTCAACGTCGATGCCGTTCTGGAGGGGCTCAAAACCGGCATCCTGCCTGAGCATCCGGTCTTGCCGGCGCCCCAGGTGGCGGCCGAAAAGGCGGAGCGGGACACGGTGCGCGCCAGCGTCGCCAAGCTCGACCAGATGGTCAACCTGCTCGGTGAATTGTTCATCGTCCGCCGGATGCTCGAGGAGCGGGGGCGGCAGATGGATGGGCTGCGGGGTCGTCTGGACGGTTTCCTGCGGCGCCTGCGGCGGGCCGAGAACTACCACCTCTGCAAGGACATCCTCGACGATTTCACCCGGCTGAACCTCGATTTCGAGCGGGACACCCTGGCGCTGGCGTACCTTTCGGATGAACTGCATGACGGCGCCATGGAACTGCGCATGCTCCCCCTTGCCACCATCACCGACGATCTGGTGCGCATGACTCGGGACCTGGCCCGCGACCAGCAGAAGGAGATTCATTTGAGTCTCAGCGGCGAGGAGGTGGAACTCGACCGGATGATGCTCGAAGCAGCCCGGCCGATGCTCCTGCACATGCTGCGCAATGCCGTCGACCACGGCATCGAGACACCGGAAGCGCGACTGCGGGCGGGCAAACCCGCCGTCGGCCGGGTGGAACTGTCGGCCCGCTACGAAGGCGGCTTTGTGCGCCTGGTGCTGCGCGACGACGGGAGCGGCATCGACCCGGAGCAGATCCGCCGGGTGGCGGTGGAGCGCCGGCTGCTGGCCGCCGATGAAGCCGGCCAGCTCAGCGACGAGGAGGCGGTCTACCTGATCCTGCGCCCCGGCTTCTCGACCCGTGAATTCATTACCGACGTCTCCGGTCGCGGCGTCGGCATGGATGTGGTCAAGGCGAATGTCGACCGGGTCAAGGGGAATCTGGTCATTCACTCCGCCCCCGGCAAGGGGACGGAGATGATTCTCCTGCTGCCGTTGACTCTGGCGGTGGTCACCAGTCTGCTCGTCGACTGCGAAGGGGAGGTCTATGCCATTCCCCTGCATTACGTTTCGGAAATCCTGCGCCTTGCGGAAAAGGATGTCCTGACCGAAGGCAGCAGGGAGGTCGTCCGGGTCCGCGGCAATACCCTGCCGCTCTTCGCCCTGCGGGAAATTCTCGGGCTCTCCCGCCAGCAGGCGGCGTCGAAGCGGAGCACCGCCCTGGTCCTCAATTTCCGTGAACAGCAACTGGCCTGCCTGGTTTCCAAATCCCTCGGGGTCCAGGAACTGGTGGTCAAGGGGATGGGCAAGCAGCTCAAGAGCGTGGAATTTTTTTCCGGGGCGACCATCCTGGGCGACGGAGCGCCGGCCCTCATTCTCTCGGTCCCCGATCTTTTCAGCGCCAGCCTTGCCGGGCGGGGAGGCCGTCTGCGCCAGGAGCCGGAGGGGGGGCGGGCACCGACCAGAAAAGGGCGCATCCTGGTGGTCGACGACTCCATCACCACCCGGACCATGGAAAAGAACATCCTCGAGACCCACGGCTACGAGGTCACCATCGCGATCTCCGGTCCAGACGCGCTGACCAAGATCGCCGGCGTCGATTTCGCATTCGACCTGGTCGTCAGCGACGTCGAAATGC